Proteins from a genomic interval of Nitrospina gracilis Nb-211:
- a CDS encoding SAM-dependent methyltransferase, translating into MSSLTKNDTATAVEKAEEYYDSSNADEFYFKIWGGEHIHIGQYNYDEEPIGIASKRIVNHMMSLLDLNIFKRVLDLGAGYGGGARYLATQRGCHVTCLNLSETQNNRNREFNKERGLDRLVDVAHGSFEEIPFEDKSFDVIWSQDSFLHSADRARVVSEAYRVLKPGGLFIFTDIMKKDDCPDDVLGPILARIHLSTLGSFRFYYDEASKQGFRLKRMEDHSNQLTRHYSRVRDETLKHYDEVVKLCGQDYIDRMLTGLGHWVDAGKSGRLAWGITLFEKPAAS; encoded by the coding sequence ATGAGCAGTTTGACCAAAAACGATACGGCCACCGCGGTGGAAAAAGCGGAGGAGTATTACGACAGTTCCAACGCAGACGAATTTTATTTCAAAATCTGGGGCGGCGAGCACATCCACATCGGCCAGTACAACTACGATGAGGAGCCGATCGGCATCGCCAGCAAACGCATCGTGAACCACATGATGAGCCTCCTGGATCTGAATATATTCAAGCGGGTTCTGGATCTCGGTGCGGGGTACGGCGGCGGTGCGCGCTACCTCGCAACCCAGCGCGGGTGCCATGTGACCTGCCTCAACCTCAGCGAGACACAGAACAACCGCAACCGGGAATTCAACAAGGAACGCGGGCTCGACCGCCTCGTCGATGTCGCGCACGGCAGTTTCGAGGAAATTCCGTTTGAGGACAAATCGTTCGATGTGATCTGGTCCCAGGATTCGTTCCTGCATAGCGCCGACCGCGCGCGCGTGGTTTCGGAAGCGTACCGCGTGCTGAAACCGGGCGGCCTGTTCATCTTCACCGACATCATGAAGAAGGACGATTGTCCGGACGACGTGCTCGGTCCCATCCTCGCGCGCATTCACCTGTCCACGCTGGGATCGTTCCGGTTTTACTACGACGAAGCCAGCAAGCAGGGATTCCGCCTGAAACGGATGGAGGACCATTCGAATCAGCTCACCCGGCACTACAGCCGCGTGCGCGACGAGACCCTGAAGCACTACGACGAAGTGGTGAAGCTGTGCGGACAGGACTACATCGACCGCATGCTGACCGGACTCGGCCACTGGGTGGACGCGGGCAAAAGCGGCCGCCTGGCCTGGGGCATCACCCTGTTCGAGAAACCCGCGGCTTCGTGA
- a CDS encoding sensor histidine kinase, producing the protein MKLGIYKVKLETSHWWIPIANIFLGIAMLAMMGFSFWKGLEMNTVYAPLINADTEVKLKVVAAHMWVEEILGGDQTKSMEGVWDFLDQADWYADAMLEGGQNAEGTIMPLNDPEIRAVIREVRNNIAEFRKIAHTRLSNRATSGAGSPMDKYYDEVYLSFNRKADRIKHRLQELMATDLQYFKVTQITLMGVMFLLSMSMALVVFRFERSRDKWIHALHEANLNLEKEVEERKQAEVKLTEYGNQLRRLTNQLQSIREEEKTRIAREVHDELGQTLTALKMELACLVNDVNKGSDEVPQRTRSMSQLIDSTIQSVQRIATELRPQILDVLGLSEAIRWETAEFEKRTGMHCHVKFTPEKVILERNLSTTLFRIYQEAMTNVARHSGAKNVTIHVEEKENEVVLEICDDGRGIQKHQLYNSQSLGLLGIQERARALDGDTTIEGNPTSGTTVRAVIPVKQYENTP; encoded by the coding sequence ATGAAACTGGGGATTTACAAAGTCAAACTGGAAACATCCCATTGGTGGATTCCCATCGCCAATATTTTCCTGGGCATCGCCATGCTCGCCATGATGGGCTTCAGTTTCTGGAAGGGGCTGGAAATGAATACCGTGTACGCTCCCCTCATCAACGCCGACACCGAGGTCAAATTGAAGGTGGTGGCCGCCCACATGTGGGTGGAGGAAATTTTGGGCGGCGACCAGACCAAGAGCATGGAAGGGGTTTGGGATTTTCTCGATCAGGCGGACTGGTATGCGGACGCCATGCTGGAAGGCGGCCAGAATGCCGAAGGCACCATCATGCCGCTCAACGACCCGGAAATCCGGGCCGTGATACGCGAGGTCCGCAACAACATCGCGGAGTTCCGCAAAATCGCCCACACGCGCCTGTCCAACCGCGCCACCTCCGGTGCCGGTTCGCCCATGGACAAGTATTACGACGAGGTGTACCTGAGCTTCAACCGCAAGGCCGACCGCATCAAGCACCGCCTGCAGGAGCTGATGGCCACGGACCTGCAATACTTCAAAGTCACGCAGATCACGCTGATGGGGGTCATGTTTCTGCTGTCGATGTCGATGGCCCTGGTCGTGTTCCGTTTCGAGCGCTCCCGCGACAAATGGATCCACGCCCTGCACGAGGCCAACCTGAACCTGGAAAAGGAAGTCGAGGAACGCAAGCAGGCGGAGGTCAAGCTCACCGAATACGGCAACCAGCTCCGCCGCCTGACCAACCAGTTGCAGTCGATCCGCGAGGAAGAAAAAACCCGCATCGCACGCGAGGTGCACGACGAGTTGGGACAGACGCTCACCGCGCTCAAGATGGAGCTCGCCTGCCTGGTCAACGATGTCAATAAAGGTTCCGACGAGGTGCCCCAGCGCACACGGTCAATGAGCCAGTTGATCGACAGCACCATCCAGTCGGTGCAGCGCATCGCCACGGAACTGCGGCCGCAGATTCTCGATGTGCTGGGTTTGTCCGAGGCCATACGCTGGGAAACGGCGGAGTTCGAAAAGCGAACGGGCATGCACTGCCATGTCAAATTCACGCCGGAGAAGGTCATCCTCGAGCGCAACCTGTCCACCACCCTGTTCCGCATTTACCAGGAAGCGATGACCAACGTGGCGCGCCATTCCGGCGCGAAAAACGTGACCATCCATGTGGAAGAAAAAGAAAACGAAGTGGTTCTGGAAATCTGCGACGACGGACGCGGCATTCAGAAGCATCAGTTGTACAACTCGCAATCCCTCGGTCTGCTCGGCATTCAGGAACGCGCACGCGCTCTGGATGGCGATACGACCATTGAAGGCAACCCTACGTCCGGCACCACCGTCCGCGCCGTGATTCCAGTGAAACAGTATGAAAACACACCCTAA